A genomic stretch from Lysobacter soyae includes:
- the holB gene encoding DNA polymerase III subunit delta': protein MMAALTDWQSETYTALRDAHERGQLGHATLLTGPAQIGKRLVADTLAAYILCHQPQSGFACGQCRACQLRLAGTHPDLRVVTFELNKEGTKLRTEIVIDQLRAVSASLALTPQMGGAQIVIVDPADAINHAAANALLKTLEEPMPNRYLWLLAANPGNLPQTIRSRCQKIEMPVPKRESAMAWLKSSGQSAEAAAAALTAARGHPVLARDWLANGGMALRARIDNDLDLLAQSKRLPSEVAEAWMQEDPDLCVRFAAELAVDRAAALPPSNAGRALATWFDEANRARALLRTPVRPNLILTELLVDWCRKMVPLNKERRP, encoded by the coding sequence GTGATGGCCGCCTTAACTGATTGGCAATCGGAAACCTACACCGCCCTGCGCGATGCGCATGAGCGGGGTCAATTGGGCCACGCCACCTTGCTGACGGGTCCTGCGCAAATCGGCAAACGACTTGTTGCAGACACATTGGCTGCCTACATTCTTTGCCATCAACCGCAATCAGGGTTTGCTTGCGGGCAGTGTCGCGCATGCCAGTTGCGTCTGGCCGGCACCCATCCGGATCTGCGTGTTGTCACCTTCGAGTTGAACAAAGAAGGGACAAAGCTGCGCACGGAAATCGTGATTGACCAACTGCGCGCGGTGAGCGCATCACTTGCACTCACGCCGCAAATGGGCGGGGCACAGATTGTGATCGTGGATCCGGCTGATGCCATCAATCACGCCGCGGCGAACGCGTTGTTGAAAACGCTCGAGGAACCGATGCCGAATCGCTACCTCTGGTTGTTGGCGGCCAACCCCGGCAATCTTCCGCAGACCATTCGCAGTCGCTGTCAAAAAATCGAGATGCCGGTACCGAAGCGCGAGAGCGCGATGGCATGGCTAAAGTCCTCAGGACAATCCGCCGAAGCGGCCGCCGCAGCGCTGACGGCTGCCAGGGGACATCCGGTGCTTGCACGCGATTGGTTGGCCAACGGCGGTATGGCGTTGCGTGCCCGCATCGACAACGACTTGGACCTGCTCGCACAGTCGAAGCGCCTGCCGTCAGAAGTCGCCGAGGCATGGATGCAGGAAGATCCTGACCTCTGCGTGCGCTTTGCGGCCGAGTTGGCCGTGGATCGCGCCGCGGCGCTGCCGCCCTCAAACGCGGGACGGGCATTGGCGACATGGTTCGACGAAGCCAACCGCGCACGCGCGTTATTGCGTACGCCGGTGCGTCCGAATCTCATCCTGACTGAATTGTTGGTAGATTGGTGCCGGAAGATGGTGCCATTGAACAAGGAGCGACGCCCATGA
- the tmk gene encoding dTMP kinase, whose product MSLHTIVSASRFVSLEGGEGAGKSTVLNALAAALQETGEQVVCTREPGGSPLAERIRELLLTQTDDSPTAEAELLLMFASRAQHVQRVIAPALASGAWVLSDRFTDASYAYQGAARGIDVSTITHLEKRFVGVQPGLTLLLDVPVDVGRARASGRGTPDRIEREKDGFFQVVRDAYVARAHAEPQRFRVVDATLSPVEVAGAAVAHLQAYMGDIA is encoded by the coding sequence ATGAGCTTGCACACCATCGTGTCGGCATCACGATTCGTTAGCCTTGAAGGGGGCGAGGGCGCGGGAAAGTCGACGGTCTTGAATGCACTCGCCGCCGCATTGCAGGAAACCGGCGAACAAGTGGTTTGCACGCGCGAACCCGGGGGCTCACCCTTGGCCGAACGCATCCGTGAGCTGTTGTTGACGCAAACCGATGACTCGCCTACTGCCGAAGCCGAACTGCTGCTGATGTTCGCTTCGCGCGCGCAGCATGTACAGCGTGTCATCGCACCCGCCTTGGCCTCGGGTGCGTGGGTACTGAGCGATCGCTTCACCGATGCCAGCTACGCGTATCAAGGCGCGGCGCGCGGCATTGATGTGTCGACCATTACGCATCTTGAAAAACGTTTTGTCGGTGTCCAACCCGGACTGACCTTGCTTTTGGATGTGCCCGTCGACGTGGGTCGCGCGCGTGCAAGCGGTCGCGGAACGCCGGACCGCATCGAGCGCGAGAAAGATGGTTTTTTCCAAGTGGTGCGCGATGCGTATGTCGCGCGCGCGCATGCGGAGCCGCAGCGGTTTCGCGTGGTGGATGCGACGCTTTCGCCAGTCGAGGTTGCAGGCGCGGCGGTGGCCCACTTACAGGCCTACATGGGCGATATTGCGTGA
- the mltG gene encoding endolytic transglycosylase MltG codes for MVKNATAARTKGFKGLLFVTLLVALVAFAFVWQHYASFSRTPMNSPTSAQRVVVERGNGMPQLLRSLRALGITSGFDVEWQLLARQVGAAGKLQAGEYALKPGMSPSQLLVDIRDGKVVSYRFTIIEGWNIRDLRAALAKARPLVSTIQDMDDAALMKALGHAGQFAEGRFLPETYRYNTGDTDLAVLKQAYKAMDAALTEAWKTRIQGLPFQNRDEALTLASIVEKETGLASERPMIAGVFVRRLQKGMRLETDPTVIYGMGSEYKGNIRKMDLQKDTPYNTYTRTGLPPTPIAMPGKDALKAVTRPAAGESVFFVAAGDGTGRSLFASTYAEHQANVREYLARYRAGNAKGPMTGTATTTPESGAQPAATPATAPASTPAK; via the coding sequence ATGGTCAAAAACGCAACTGCCGCCCGCACGAAGGGCTTCAAAGGTCTCCTGTTCGTCACGCTGCTCGTGGCCCTTGTCGCGTTCGCCTTTGTCTGGCAGCACTACGCGTCGTTCTCGCGTACACCAATGAATAGTCCGACGTCGGCGCAGCGTGTCGTGGTCGAACGTGGCAACGGCATGCCGCAATTGCTGCGCAGCCTGCGCGCGCTCGGTATCACCTCCGGTTTCGATGTGGAATGGCAACTGCTGGCACGTCAGGTGGGGGCCGCGGGCAAATTGCAGGCCGGCGAATATGCCCTGAAGCCGGGCATGTCACCGTCGCAATTGTTGGTCGACATCCGTGATGGCAAAGTGGTGAGCTATCGCTTCACCATCATCGAGGGTTGGAATATCCGCGACTTGCGCGCGGCCTTGGCCAAGGCCCGTCCCTTGGTGTCCACCATTCAAGACATGGATGACGCGGCCTTGATGAAGGCCTTGGGTCATGCGGGGCAATTTGCTGAAGGCCGGTTCCTGCCGGAAACCTATCGCTACAACACAGGCGACACGGATTTGGCGGTGTTGAAGCAAGCCTATAAAGCCATGGATGCGGCACTGACCGAAGCGTGGAAGACCCGCATCCAAGGACTGCCATTCCAGAATCGCGACGAGGCGCTGACACTGGCCTCGATTGTGGAAAAAGAAACCGGATTGGCTTCTGAGCGCCCGATGATTGCTGGCGTCTTTGTCCGCCGTTTGCAAAAAGGCATGCGCTTGGAAACCGATCCCACCGTGATTTACGGCATGGGCAGTGAATACAAGGGCAACATCCGCAAAATGGATTTGCAGAAAGACACGCCGTACAACACCTACACGCGCACCGGTCTGCCGCCGACGCCCATCGCGATGCCCGGTAAGGATGCATTGAAAGCCGTCACCCGGCCTGCCGCCGGCGAGTCTGTTTTCTTCGTCGCGGCCGGCGACGGCACTGGGCGGAGTCTCTTTGCATCGACCTACGCCGAGCATCAAGCCAATGTGCGGGAATACTTGGCACGTTATCGCGCCGGCAATGCCAAAGGGCCGATGACCGGCACTGCCACCACCACCCCGGAATCGGGCGCCCAACCCGCTGCCACGCCAGCCACGGCGCCTGCGAGCACACCTGCGAAATGA
- a CDS encoding aminodeoxychorismate synthase component I: MPLRRRLPGRMDLLRLHSMQPQRYPVLLESSADALDVSARSNARWDFLFLCEGEGIETSHDGSTCDLSGRPLPGGFLNAFDSAFKSCQVDRVDDTEDGPPFKGGWCVFLGYELTQEIEPAVNMPASPTAGVRATALRARAAIAYDHERDVSWLVAEAGGEPLLDLMQADLNALENADSPVAQLPACSVSETPPEAFTAGVRRVLDYLAAGDVFQVNLSRAWDAVFDQPLAPAALHAVLRQANPAPFSAIFARDSWAVVSASPERLVSVHGDRVEARPIAGTRPRTKDDPDAARVRELVGHPKERAEHVMLVDLIRNDIGRVSTGGSVEVNELMTVESFAHVHHIVSNVRGTRIPKTSPADVIRAVFPGGTITGCPKVRCMQIIAELEGEGRGAYTGSIGWINRDGDLDLNILIRSAELDLRRSSLRFRTGAGIVMDSDADKELDETRAKARGMLKALGQG; this comes from the coding sequence GTGCCGCTCAGACGGCGGTTGCCCGGACGCATGGATCTGTTGCGGCTGCATTCAATGCAGCCGCAACGCTATCCGGTGTTGCTCGAGTCGTCTGCTGATGCCTTGGATGTCTCGGCGCGCTCGAATGCGCGTTGGGATTTTTTGTTTCTATGCGAAGGTGAGGGCATCGAAACCTCGCACGATGGCAGCACTTGTGATTTGTCGGGCCGGCCATTGCCCGGCGGTTTTTTGAACGCATTTGATTCGGCGTTCAAAAGCTGTCAGGTCGACCGCGTAGATGACACGGAAGATGGGCCGCCGTTCAAGGGTGGCTGGTGTGTATTCCTCGGCTATGAATTGACGCAAGAGATTGAGCCGGCCGTCAACATGCCGGCGTCGCCGACGGCGGGCGTGCGGGCCACGGCGCTGCGTGCGCGTGCAGCGATTGCTTACGACCACGAACGCGATGTCAGCTGGTTGGTGGCCGAGGCGGGCGGCGAGCCATTGCTCGACCTCATGCAGGCGGATTTGAACGCGTTGGAAAACGCTGATTCGCCGGTCGCGCAACTGCCTGCCTGCAGTGTCAGTGAAACCCCACCCGAGGCATTTACGGCCGGTGTTCGCCGTGTGCTGGACTATCTGGCCGCCGGCGACGTCTTCCAAGTCAATTTGTCACGCGCATGGGATGCGGTGTTCGACCAGCCATTGGCGCCGGCGGCACTGCATGCCGTTCTGCGCCAAGCCAATCCCGCGCCGTTCTCAGCGATCTTTGCGCGCGACTCCTGGGCGGTCGTCAGCGCTTCGCCGGAGCGATTGGTTTCGGTGCACGGCGATCGCGTTGAAGCGCGCCCGATTGCGGGGACACGACCGCGTACGAAAGACGACCCCGACGCCGCGCGTGTCCGCGAATTGGTGGGTCACCCGAAGGAACGCGCCGAGCACGTGATGTTGGTGGATTTGATTCGCAACGACATCGGACGGGTCAGCACGGGCGGCAGCGTCGAAGTCAACGAACTGATGACGGTTGAGTCGTTCGCGCATGTTCACCACATCGTCAGCAATGTCCGCGGAACGCGTATTCCGAAAACATCGCCGGCGGATGTGATCCGGGCGGTTTTCCCCGGCGGCACCATCACCGGTTGTCCGAAAGTTCGCTGCATGCAAATCATCGCCGAGCTCGAAGGGGAGGGGCGCGGTGCCTATACCGGCAGCATCGGTTGGATCAATCGCGACGGCGATCTCGACCTGAATATCTTGATTCGAAGTGCGGAACTGGATCTCCGCCGATCCAGCCTCAGATTTCGCACCGGGGCCGGAATTGTGATGGATTCAGATGCGGACAAGGAATTGGACGAAACCCGCGCCAAAGCCCGCGGCATGTTGAAGGCACTTGGCCAAGGTTGA